The region TGCTGTCATTAATTCCAGGGCTTGCGGGCAAAACCCTGCATTTTTTTGCCGGGTTTTCTGTTTGCGCCATAGGTATTTTGGATGGCCGGCCGCGAGGCTAGTCACTTTTGCGGGGAAAACTGCGATTTTTGGGGGCCGGCTTGCGCCGGCCCCCTTCACGTTTATCTTTTGTGTTTGTTTTTTGCGTTCCGCATGACCTGTTTCATTTCTCCCAGGCCGCCGAACATTCTGCGGATTTTTTCCTGCTCCAGTTGGCGGGAGTTGAGGCCCTCGTAGCCGATTTCCTTTTGCAGTTTTTCGTAACTGGCAAGGCGTTCCGCGGGCAAGGCGCCGGTTTCGATGGCTTTGCGGACCGCGCAGCCGGGCTCTTGGGTGTGGGAGCAGTCGTTGTATTTGCAGTTCGCGGCCAACGCTTCGATGTCGGCGAAGGCTCCGGCCAGGTCGCCGTGATCGAGCTGCAGTTCGCGCATGCCGGGGGTGTCGATGACGATGCCGCCTCCGGGAAGCAGCAACAATTGGCGGTGGGTGGTGGTGTGCCGCCCTCGGCCGTCGTCCGCGCGGATTTCCCTGGTGGCGAGGAGTTCCTTGCCCAGGAGGCGGTTGATGAGCGTCGATTTGCCGACGCCGGACGAGCCGATGAAGGCGATCGTCTTTCCTGCGCCGATATAGGGGAGGATATCCCGGTGGCCGCCATCCTCTTTGCCGGAGGAGACGACGGTATCGGCGCCGACGGCGACGGCGGAGACTTCGGCGAGCCGCGCGGCCAGGTCTCCGCAGAGGTCGGCTTTGGTGAGGACGATGACCGGTGCGGCCATGCTGTCGAAGGCGACGGTGAGGTAGCGTTCCAGGCGGCGCAGGTTGAAGTCGGCGTTGAGGGCCATGCAGATGAAGACGGTGTCGATGTTGGCGGCGATTATCTGCGTGGCGACGGCCGTGCCGGCTGCCTTGCGGGCGAACAGGCTTTTGCGGGTGAGGATGTGGCGGATGACGGCGGTACCGGCGGAGTCGTCAGCCCTGTCGGTCATGACCCAGTCGCCGACCGCCGGGAAATCCGCGCCGCCGGCGGCGCTATAGGCCAGTTTGCCGGCGACGGCGGCGTTGTATTCGCCCCGCTCGCCGATTAGTTTGTAGAGGTCGCGGTGCTGCTCGGTTACCCTGGCGATGAACAGACCCTCGTAGAGGGTGGCTTCCTGGCTGAACCGCGGGGTCAGCCCGTATAGTTCCAGATTTATGTTTTCCATTTCTGCCTCCAAAATTCGCATTTACGCTTTTGGAGGGAAAATGGCCTTTAGTTCGCCCGTTTTCCCTCCGGGACGAACACAAGCTCCAAGTTCGGTTTTTTAGACATATTGCATGCCCCCTTTCACCAGGTATCATAGACCGGATACGGCCGGTTGTCAAGGTTTGCCGGGCGCAGGGCGGAATTTTTTGGGCCGGCTCCGCCGGCCCCCCTCTCCCCTGTCTTTAAACCCTTCGATAGAATCACCGGCTAATAAAACACCGGCTGAAAATGCTGCGCCTTTATCATCAGCTAATTAACATTACGCTTCCTAAGCGGCTTTTTCCTAACTCCCGTTGCCCAGTTTGACGGTTTGAGAGGAAGGTCAATTTTGTGGTTGGGAATAAAGGAAATATACCGGATAACGAAGAAAGAATTAAGGAATTTTTCGTAGTAATGAGGTATTACTTTTGAAAAGTAGCCATGCGATTCTGCGCTGGGGTTTTAGCTCCTGGCTGGCTGTCGGCATTGCCGGTATTTTAATAACCCCGGTTCTTTATTTGTTCAGCAACGGTTTTGGCGAGCAAGGCGAGGTAACGTTTTCTACCGTTTCCTGGTTGTTGGCAAATGGTAACCCGTTATATGTGGGCCCGGATTCAGCCGAGCGTTACAGCCTGCAGCACGGGCCAATAGTTTATTTTGTCGTCGGCTATATTATGAAAGCGTTCGGTCCAAGTTATCTGACAGCGAAGGTTGCCACTGTCGGCGCTCTGATGCTTTCGATTGCGTTTTCCTGGCTGCTGTTTAGAAAACGTCTTTCGAGAGTGGACAGCGTCTGCTTGCTGGGTCTGGAAGCATGGCTTTTTATGCACTGGCCTTACACATATCTGATCCGCCCGGATGCATTGATGCTTTTGTGCGTAACTGCGGGCCTTTATTTTGTCGAAGCTTTGCAGAAACGGTCTCAGTTGATCATTGTCATCGCCCTACTTTTGGGGTTGATGATAAATCTTAAGATACACGGCTTTATATATTTTTTGCCGATCTTATACCTCGTGTACAGGAGCTTTGGGGCAAGAACCGTTGCCGTTATCGGCGGTCTATCAATATTATTGGCCGTTGTGCCATTCTTATCGCCATATGTATCACTGACAAATTATTTATTTTGGCTGTCAGGCTCGATTAATCACGGTATAATGGTCGGTCGAATTGTCGCCAAGATATTGCTTGTTGCTGCAATCGTTATATTGCCTGTCGCGGTCGGGAAATTATGCGGCATTAACTTGCGATCATTTTACTTGAGCCACAGGCCCCTTCTTCTCGTTGTATTTGTCGCCACGGTTTTGCCGTCGATAATAGGCTCAAAGGTAGGAAGCGGCACTAACCACCTAATACCGCTTATTCCCACGTTTATGTACTTATATATGCTATTTATCGGTTATGTCAGGCAAAAACAGGCCTCTTGGCAGCCGTCAGCCGTTTCTCCGGGGGCGCGATACTTGAGCGTCGCGCTGATAACGCTGATTGTTGTCATTGTGACTATCGGCGGCATCAATCCCCAAAAAAGAATGGTTGAGAAAATAAAGGCTAGCGGCGGGGAGACAATTATCCAAGATCTACGGCGCCTGGAGGCTGATTATGCGGGATGTACGCTAGCTATCGGCTATGGAGAAAAGGATAGTATGCTTTACAGCAATATTACTCCTTTGCCGGTTTTTCACGGAAGCCCGTATCTCATCGATATGGTCGCCCTAGGGGATATGGCAGGCTCGGGCGTAACTATACCGGCCGCAACGGCCCAGAAACTGAACGACGGCGCGATAAGGGTCTGGCTTATTCCCAGGGGGGAAAAACCCTTCGCTTATTATTTGTTTAACGGCTCGTTTAGAGATAATTTTTTAAATCACTATCAAATGGCTGGTAAAACCAAATACTTCGATGTCTGGGTTTACCGCAGCATGGACAGAGCTAAATTAAACTCCAATCAGGCATTTTGAGGTTGGCCCAGGCCTGATGTATTCGGATAAAAGGAAGATATGGGTCCAACCAAAAGCCCGAGGGCCGGCCTAAAAGCCGGCCCTCTAATAATAGAACCAGCCCCGTAAATCTATAGTGTGCTAAATTTATGTTTTCCATTTCTGCCTCCAAAATTCGCATTTACGCTTTTGGAGGGAAACTGGCCTTTAGTTCGTCCGTTTTCCCTCCGGGACGAACACAAGCTCCAAGTTCGGTCTTTAGGCATAGTAAATGCCCCCTTTTCCCGGTATCGCAAACCGGATGCGGCCCGGTTGTCAAGGTTTGCCGGGCGCAGGGCGGAATGCGCGTTGTACCCGTTAAAGGATTTTTTCCCTTAGTTGTATAATCATGGAACTGAGGTGATTTATTATGTTTGAAGTAAAGACAAGCCTCTTCTTCCAACGCTGTTTGTTTTTTGCCTTTATCATTAGCTCAGTCGTATTGATAAATTTTCTTGCGAAATTAGGGGCAGGGTTGTTCGGACTTATGGGAGTGCTAAATCCGGACGATAGTACTGTATTGGTAGTAAGTGTGCTTAAAGCCCGGATAAGAGAGCATCTGACGATTTGTTTCGATGCTTTTCTGCTGGTCGTGTTTGTGGGAATGGTAAACCATTTGCTATATTCGTGCTGGCTGACACAAGCCGCGGCAAATGCCGCGAGAATTAAATCATCCCCCGCGACGAGCGGATATCCGCCTATAAACTGTTTTTCGGTTTGTTGGTGCCAATATTGAATTTATCATTCATAAAACACGCATTCACGGACATTCGCTCACGCTTCGACTGTGATAAGAAACATGTCAGCCCCTCACAGGTTAAGTGGTTGACGGACGCGGTCATCACCGGTTATCTGTGCGTAGGCGCGGGAATTGCCCTCTGGTTTTGGGGTTATTACGGTTCTTCAATTTACCTGCTGCTTTGCGCTGTTTTGCTGGGATTTATCTCCGTTTATCTCGCCGCGCAATTGGCCATCGCGGTGGATAATTTGATGAACGGTGGCGGGCAGGAAGGATGACGAAGACCCGGGAGGGTTCTGGTGCCGGGGGGGGCCAAACAGAAGGAAAGCGGAGGCGGGGGAAGGCTGTGGATTTCGACCGGACGATTGCCGCGCTTGAGAAGAACGGCTACCGGGTAACCTGCTTCGCAACGGCCGAGGACGCGGCCCGCTATCTGGAAGGCGGTATAACCGGCAAGTCGGTAGGGTTCGGCGATTCCGACACTTTGCGGCGCATGGGGCTGTTCGAACGGCTCGCCGCCCGCAACAGGGTCGTCGATCCCCAGCACTGCGCCGCCGGGAAGTCGTTTACGGATACGGCGAGGGAATGCCTGACGACGGAAGTTTTTCTGACATCCGTCAACGCTTTGGCGGCAACCGGGGAGCTGGTAAATATCGACGGGACGGGCAACCGTCTGGCCGGTTCGCTGTTTGGCCATCAGAAGGTGTATTTCGTTGTCGGCGCCAATAAGATCGCACCGACGCTGGAGGCGGCCGTGTGGCGCGCCCGCAACGTGGCCGCGCCCCGCAACGCGGCGCGGCTGGGGCTGAGGACGCCCTGCGCCCGGCGCGGGGACCGCTGCTACGATTGCGCCAGCCCGGACCGCATCTGCAACGGGATGTTGATTCATTTCAAGAAGATGAACGACATCGATATGGAAGTGGTGCTGATAGACGAAGAGCTTGGCTTTTGAACGGCTAAGGCAAAGGACAATCCCTGCAACGCGCTTGCGGGGATTCGTCTTTTTCGGGGGGATGTTGAGGGCCGGCTTGACGCTCGGAAAAAGGTCGGGAGGTTGTAGTGCGAAAAAGGAATCGCGGGTAAAATGCCTAATATTATCATTATTGGAAAAAGGAGGTTATGGGATGCGTATTCTGATTATCGCTGCCGTTGTCCTGGTATTGGTTTTTTCGGCGGGGATGACGGCCTCGGCCAATCCGGCGGAGGGTGCGGCCGAACAGGGCAAGGTTTCCGTAATCGTGTTTTTGGATAAGTTATACCGGGAAGATACCAAGTGTATGGATATTATCACGAAAGGCCTGGAGAAACGATTCGGCGCCGACAATGTCGCCATTTTCGGCGGCAGCAGCGCTAAATCGCCGGCGTTCATGGAGTTCGTGGAGAGTATCCAGTCTTACCCCGCCAACGAAAAGGCGGTATTGGTAGTTCCCGATAAGTTCTTTTATAAATACGGTGAAGACACGGGGGCAAGCCACGTTGTATTTGTCGTCATCAGTTCGGGCGAGTATGACCGCGGGGGCTGGGA is a window of Selenomonadales bacterium 4137-cl DNA encoding:
- the rsgA gene encoding ribosome small subunit-dependent GTPase A, coding for MENINLELYGLTPRFSQEATLYEGLFIARVTEQHRDLYKLIGERGEYNAAVAGKLAYSAAGGADFPAVGDWVMTDRADDSAGTAVIRHILTRKSLFARKAAGTAVATQIIAANIDTVFICMALNADFNLRRLERYLTVAFDSMAAPVIVLTKADLCGDLAARLAEVSAVAVGADTVVSSGKEDGGHRDILPYIGAGKTIAFIGSSGVGKSTLINRLLGKELLATREIRADDGRGRHTTTHRQLLLLPGGGIVIDTPGMRELQLDHGDLAGAFADIEALAANCKYNDCSHTQEPGCAVRKAIETGALPAERLASYEKLQKEIGYEGLNSRQLEQEKIRRMFGGLGEMKQVMRNAKNKHKR
- a CDS encoding glycosyltransferase family 39 protein, with product MKSSHAILRWGFSSWLAVGIAGILITPVLYLFSNGFGEQGEVTFSTVSWLLANGNPLYVGPDSAERYSLQHGPIVYFVVGYIMKAFGPSYLTAKVATVGALMLSIAFSWLLFRKRLSRVDSVCLLGLEAWLFMHWPYTYLIRPDALMLLCVTAGLYFVEALQKRSQLIIVIALLLGLMINLKIHGFIYFLPILYLVYRSFGARTVAVIGGLSILLAVVPFLSPYVSLTNYLFWLSGSINHGIMVGRIVAKILLVAAIVILPVAVGKLCGINLRSFYLSHRPLLLVVFVATVLPSIIGSKVGSGTNHLIPLIPTFMYLYMLFIGYVRQKQASWQPSAVSPGARYLSVALITLIVVIVTIGGINPQKRMVEKIKASGGETIIQDLRRLEADYAGCTLAIGYGEKDSMLYSNITPLPVFHGSPYLIDMVALGDMAGSGVTIPAATAQKLNDGAIRVWLIPRGEKPFAYYLFNGSFRDNFLNHYQMAGKTKYFDVWVYRSMDRAKLNSNQAF
- a CDS encoding lactate utilization protein — protein: MDFDRTIAALEKNGYRVTCFATAEDAARYLEGGITGKSVGFGDSDTLRRMGLFERLAARNRVVDPQHCAAGKSFTDTARECLTTEVFLTSVNALAATGELVNIDGTGNRLAGSLFGHQKVYFVVGANKIAPTLEAAVWRARNVAAPRNAARLGLRTPCARRGDRCYDCASPDRICNGMLIHFKKMNDIDMEVVLIDEELGF